The Ziziphus jujuba cultivar Dongzao chromosome 3, ASM3175591v1 region CTTTAACTTCTTCCTCTTTAAGAATGGTTTGGATATATTTAGATAAAGCTCATGAAGACTTTGTTCAAGATTAACTTTgttctttaaattattttatttttgcactcTTGTCTTTTATAATGTCTGATATTCCTTTGCACAGCAATATCCCAAATAGAGATACCTTAATTAATTACCACACAAttgaatgaaaattattttaatgtgttGTCTTTTACCATTTCCAcatcttcctttttttatattgttaaaaaatagtcattttttattaaattataagaatACTTTTTTCTATTAGtttaacatacatacatatatatatatatataataagaattTTATTTCCGTAATAACTATAATCAAATAAACCTAATTCTATGTTTTTATAAAACCCACAAATTAAATGTTAGATATTTTAAAGCAACGAACATATGGAATATTTCAGTAGcagtttattttcattgtattaaataaaattatgctttttttttttttgtgtaatgtAAATTATGCTTTCTTACTCATGAAGTAGAATAACACAAATAGCTTTTCCAATCACATTGTCATAAGGATGATGGTCATGTTTCCAGCCTAAACAATTTGTCGGAATCATAAGAGATGTTTTTGATTGGACATATATTAAtaatctctttatttttatcgTTATGCTACTTTGGGTGGTCTGGATATGGAATATGCTCATTTTCTTgctttaattgttattaatttttatttatatcaaatgGATGATGATGAATTTTCTTACCTTTCTAGAATGGTCCACTTTTTTCAAAATGGGACACAATCCATATGAGAAAAATCCCCAAAGAGCCTTAAAGCAAAGAAACAGTCAAACAATCCTACGTACTCCCACTTGAAAATgaatctacccaaaaaaaaaagaaaaagaaaagcaaaataaaaaaaggacaaTTTGATATGTCCCTTTCATGGGTGCCTATTCTCTGCCCATCAAAAGGTGTCAAACTAATGTTACTGAAAGTAAAGGAGTCCatgtcaatcttttttttttttttttttgctgaaggGAGTCCATGTCagtcataataaataaaaatcattgatgtatttttcttaaaagaaaaatgaacaaaattgaaaaaaaaatacaaaagtttGGAAAGGCAAAAATGTTCACAATACTGTTTTTTTCTCAGGTACTGTTTGGGGAACAAGAAGACACGGTTTTCACCATCACAAGTTGCTCCAATTTTGACCCTTCTTCTTTatctttgtaaaattttttaaacactATATGGATTTTTGggtcccataaaaaaaaaataataataatttggtttttggTGTTGTGAAAGAAACGTTTCTGTTTTTATCGTaaaagggagaaaaagaaaCGCCGTTTCCTTCAAGTAATTGAGATGTCTTAAAATGCTTTTatcttgaaaattaaaagaaaagagggCTTATTTATACAACTCCAAATgggaattttatgattttttttttattgtttttttataaacagtttttggtttttggaatAAAGTGCATTGGTTtggagaagaaggaaaatgtaaatatagttgattaaggaaagaaaaagtGACATGTTTTTCAAAGCAAAAACTTTCACttgaaagggggaaaaaaaaaatcaaaattttttacctGCTTGGGTTATGCCATCATTTTTTTACATTATAGTAAAAAGCATAAACTTGGAaacaattttagtattttttactCCACAGCCAGTGTATAATTAGATGAGGATTTGCTACCTGTCTTTTCTGAAATATACTTTTAACCCAACTAGAAAACGTCTATGCCTtacaaacccaaaaacaaaaagtaaaccaaaaaaaaccaaaaaaaaaagaaagtaaaaaagacTTTATTTATGCATCATAACGTTGATGAAAATAACAGAAAAGGCAAAGAGGAAAATTTAAACCCTTCATagaaataatttagaaaattttggagCTTAATCTTCTTTAGAATATACATTTTCCACCATATTGCCAGTGCTTTATGCATCTCCAGAAAATTTTGAGGCATAGTAAAGAAACCAAAATTGTGTTTCAATAGTAGGTGGGAAGTGTTAAATTTAGGCATAAACTTTGTTTTATACATTTCGACATCAAGCCGCACTAActggaaatgaaaaaaaaaagaaaaaaaaaagaagattattattaaattttgatacaCATCAAGCCCCATTTGATGGATCTCTTCTAGATGAGTCCAATCTCTAACTCTTGGAGATCTAAATGCATCACAAAATTATAATTagccatcttaaaaaaaattctctatatttatatttttgatctTAATATTCAGGAAAATACTGATTTTCTCATTGATCTATTTTATGTTTATAAAGTAGAGAGTCCAATTTTTCCTCATCAACATTGACTCTATTgatatgatttattaattaattttgttcaaatctgatttgattttctaaaattaaagatCAATGTatgctggaaaaataaatttctagcATTCTAGCTATCAATAATCACATATATCATTTTCCATGGAACCATGTTGATATTTATGGTTAACTATTATGAACCAATGACTAGCAATTGGAATTGGCAAATTTGAGTTTCTAGAAGTGATGCATGATGTTAAAGGTCAAAATGGGCTGCTGACGTTGGAACCTTCCAATGGGCTATGCTCATCATGGCATACCATTAATCATAACGAATCAGAttttaatcaatataaataattgaatttgtTGACGATTGTCAGCTTGGGGTGGTGGCGCAGTTGGCTAGCGCGTAGGTCTCATAGCAAAGCGAGTGATCCTGAGGTCGAGAGTTCGAGCCTCTCTCAccccattaatatttttttgttttttttttatgaaatcagCTTCCATCATACCCTATTCTTCTACTGTAATATTGAACGGCATTTAATGACTTGGGTACGCCAAAGACACTTGTCTTCACTTGCAAGAGTTGAGCATTTTTCTACATTGGATCAAGTTTTTCCTATAAGATAATAAGCTTTACGAAATCaccataaaaattgaatataaacaGAACAAGCATTAATCTCTAATATCTGAAAGAAGTCTAAAACATTCAagtccacccaaaaaaaaagaaaaaagaaaaaagaaaaaaactctcAAAGGTCAATGCCAGTCTATTAATCCTCCCAGTGTTGTTGAACCTACTCCTTCCCATGCCTCACTGAGGCCTACTTCTTCATTGTCTATACCTTCCATGTCGGAGTCCCACCAGCCTCGTCCGTTTTCATCTGCTTGCAGAAAAATTAAGGATCTTAATGTCTTACCATCCATAAGAATCATAAGAAATTTTCCAAACTACAAGATACAGAGTAATATACTAACAATGATTATAAAGAGGTGGTGGTTTCTCTTTGCTATTGGAATTCCTGACCCTTCTTTGTTGCTTGGTTTTTGGATCACCTCCAAGAAATGCAACATGCTTTGGGGTGATGTATTTCTCATTCTCACCTATCAaacatataaatgaaaatagaaTGAAAACAGTAAcggaatttttttataatttttatttttttatttttattttttgtaaacttGAATGTTGTAGAATTATTCAGATAATAGAGTGATTTTGTTTAGCCTATTAtcttgtaccaaaaaaaaaaaaaaaaaaaaaaaagcactaatCAAGTGGTAATTCAATGTGGTTCTCTGGACAGAAAggaaaaatttaaagcaaaacaTAACCATTAGTCGGAACTAAACATGGATGAAAATTGAAGCTGACCCTCTATTGAATATGATTGAAAACAGCAACAGAAAACAATATGATTGAGcttgaagaaaaaaatgtaaCAAGGCTTTGTTCAAAGCACAAACAAACTGAAATTGGATAATGAACCTTCggaattcttcctctttctcgATTCTTGCATATCGGAAATGTTACAACTTTCTGTTTCGCCGCAGCTGCTTGAATCTGCACAATGTTCTTTCTCTGTGACAGTGTGCTTGAACTGTTCCAAAACCCCTTTATCAATGAGAGCAATGGTGTTCCCTTTCCCTCCTTTCTTGGCCTCAATTTCTTCATCATTGTACccagttttttgttttggacCTAGTAAAGATGAGAAAGGTCTTGGTTTTTCCTAGCAACATTAAAACCAATATCCTTAAAATCTGTATATTCAGCTACAAACAAgttcaatatttaaaacttcaaactccagatttttatttttttcactgatTCTTgagcctaaaaaaataaaaaaaaataaaaagacaaccATTTGACTTCGGTCTGTTTTTAAGACTTTGCAGACTATTATGTTCCAAGAATCAATAGCCTTTGCTCTATCAGTTTCTAAGAAACTGtacgaaaatataaaaaaaagggcccaaaaaaaaaaaatttgtttctttttcgaTTAAACACTCAATCAAACTTTGTCAAATGCACCATTTGTCTCCATTCAATTTtacaacttaaaaataaaaggctGAAAGCATAAGAAACCCAGAATCTCCAGTTTCGCTATCTTTACCCAATGTTCACAAAATTTCTCAGCAAGCAAACAGAAGGTGACACAGAAACTACCTTTACCGTCCTGGGTGGTTCAGAAGTTTGGTGAAGTTTCCTTTGGAGAAAATCCGAGAACGACACCGGCGATTTTTTCTCTGAACCTTCATTCTTTGCATCTTCTTTCAAAACCTTGAAactaattcccaaaaaaaaaaaaaaaaaaaaaaatcaaacacacaaaaaagtccaaaataagaagggggaaaaaaaaaaaaaagaagggaaaaatggGTTATGTTTTTCTTCCTACGGATTGGAAGAGCGAGAGAGCAACGATGAAACAATAGAGCGCTGCCCAATTTCTCTGAAAGGAGTTTGCTTCGTTTCCATTCTATGCTTTTTCAGAGCTTTCTGGGTTTTTGGTAAGAGTGTGAAGCGGGCCTTAATTGTttgcctctctttttttttaaagttggcgccaaaagtttgaaattttgcgggaaaaaagtaaaatctttggaattcttttttttttttttttttgggtagaaaaaTCTTTCATATTGTTTCTTGCATTAGATAATGAGAAATATAGAGTAAATTCTGCATTAAACTTTTTAAACATATTGTAAAAATTaaccttttcaattttttttaataaaattatgacATTTTTATTACTTCAAAATTTAaacagtttttttgttttttttttaaatgtaaattatTAATACTGTAAATCGATGTTAACCAGGAGAACAACAGCATTGATTTTCAATTATTGCTTGCTTGGAGATCCAAATATAATTACACAGTGAGAAAACAATAATCATTCCGCTACACCAAATATAGAGTGGATTAATTCTAACTTTTTAATGATAACTTCCTATAAATATGTCAAAGAAAATGAGGTCCATATTATTCCTATCTCAACCTTAAAACAACTAAACTATACTTTCagccaaaaattttgaaaaaaaaaaacattaataaacaaactttattttgaaaaaataaaaataaaaaacaactaaaatataatattatggtATGACTTTGTTTGGCAAGGAAATTGATTCCTAAAAAGTGAGGAGTTTTATGACTTACAATGGTTAAATTAATTTGTGCTTTAAAATTAAGGATAAGCTTatctttcataaaatatataaaattagtttatcaaaaaattttaaaatgattttttttataataatcattttttatcCTAATTTTTCAAAGTTGGGAGAAATAATTTCCTATGAATTTcacaatcttttatttttaaaattatttaaataaagaaaaatttcattttgagaaacttttttaataatttcaaaagaattctctataatattatt contains the following coding sequences:
- the LOC107422523 gene encoding uncharacterized protein LOC107422523 isoform X1, which encodes METKQTPFREIGQRSIVSSLLSRSSNPFKVLKEDAKNEGSEKKSPVSFSDFLQRKLHQTSEPPRTVKEKPRPFSSLLGPKQKTGYNDEEIEAKKGGKGNTIALIDKGVLEQFKHTVTEKEHCADSSSCGETESCNISDMQESRKRKNSEGENEKYITPKHVAFLGGDPKTKQQRRVRNSNSKEKPPPLYNHYENGRGWWDSDMEGIDNEEVGLSEAWEGVGSTTLGGLIDWH
- the LOC107422523 gene encoding uncharacterized protein LOC107422523 isoform X2 gives rise to the protein METKQTPFREIGQRSIVSSLLSRSSNPFKVLKEDAKNEGSEKKSPVSFSDFLQRKLHQTSEPPRTVKVQNKKLGTMMKKLRPRKEGKGTPLLSLIKGFWNSSSTLSQRKNIVQIQAAAAKQKVVTFPICKNRERGRIPKVRMRNTSPQSMLHFLEVIQKPSNKEGSGIPIAKRNHHLFIIIMKTDEAGGTPTWKV